One part of the Arcanobacterium phocisimile genome encodes these proteins:
- a CDS encoding YciI family protein yields the protein MNTFAVIYTYDPDQTELTSQVRPRHREFLKSLFDTGALKASGPISGGRALIVVEAESADGARELLSRDPFNEAGVISDIDVAEWTVIYGPWA from the coding sequence ATGAACACATTTGCAGTTATATACACGTACGATCCAGACCAAACCGAACTAACATCGCAGGTGCGTCCACGCCACCGCGAATTCCTCAAATCCCTCTTCGATACAGGTGCGCTTAAAGCTTCCGGCCCAATCTCCGGTGGCCGCGCACTCATCGTCGTCGAAGCGGAATCTGCTGACGGTGCCCGTGAACTCTTGTCTCGCGACCCGTTCAATGAAGCCGGTGTTATCAGTGATATCGACGTCGCCGAATGGACTGTTATTTACGGGCCATGGGCGTAA
- a CDS encoding bile acid:sodium symporter family protein, with the protein MGVISRYATRFDLLITGIITALIVGLMVPVSPGTLRFLSGGADAGVALVFLLYGMRLSTREVLRGLTNIRLQGFILVATFVIFPLLSWGLSQLVTPLVGPDFALGILFLGLLPSTVQSSVTFVSIARGDIASAIAAATVSNIAGMFITPALVMAFMDISGASTGGFTSVLTKLLLPFIIGQCLQPWCGDWIRARRHLTKRSDTAAIILVVLSATLSATADGAWTVVTPGSLLVLVTVLVALLIAMLAITWFGAQRLPRAERIVALMCGSKKSLATGLPMAKALFPTNMVGTIGIPVIIFHQLQLMVCAVIARKLSRSHS; encoded by the coding sequence ATGGGCGTAATCTCACGATACGCTACCCGCTTTGACCTGCTGATTACCGGGATCATCACCGCCCTCATCGTCGGCTTGATGGTCCCGGTTTCACCCGGGACACTCCGGTTTCTTTCAGGTGGTGCCGACGCTGGAGTCGCACTTGTTTTTCTGCTCTACGGGATGCGTCTATCCACCCGTGAAGTCCTGCGTGGCTTGACCAATATTCGACTTCAAGGCTTCATTCTCGTCGCCACATTCGTCATTTTTCCCCTCCTAAGCTGGGGGTTGTCGCAACTGGTCACACCGCTCGTCGGGCCCGACTTTGCTTTGGGGATCTTGTTCTTGGGTCTTCTACCGTCAACCGTGCAGTCCTCAGTGACTTTCGTATCCATCGCCCGCGGAGATATTGCCTCCGCAATCGCGGCAGCGACGGTATCTAATATCGCCGGGATGTTCATCACCCCTGCCTTAGTGATGGCATTCATGGATATTTCCGGGGCATCGACCGGCGGTTTTACATCCGTCCTCACCAAGCTCCTCTTGCCGTTCATCATCGGGCAATGCCTACAACCGTGGTGTGGCGATTGGATTCGCGCCCGCCGTCATCTCACCAAACGCAGCGATACCGCAGCGATCATCCTCGTAGTACTCTCAGCGACTTTGTCTGCGACCGCTGATGGCGCGTGGACCGTAGTGACACCTGGTTCCCTTCTGGTGTTGGTAACTGTCCTCGTCGCGCTGCTCATCGCAATGCTCGCCATCACCTGGTTTGGTGCTCAGCGCCTACCTCGAGCAGAACGTATAGTCGCGCTCATGTGCGGTTCAAAGAAATCCTTGGCCACCGGACTGCCGATGGCCAAAGCCCTATTCCCCACGAATATGGTGGGAACCATTGGTATTCCGGTGATTATCTTCCACCAGTTGCAGTTGATGGTGTGTGCGGTTATCGCACGCAAACTATCTAGGAGTCACTCATGA